One window of Chloroflexus aggregans DSM 9485 genomic DNA carries:
- a CDS encoding class I SAM-dependent DNA methyltransferase, which yields MNQTPPDPIAQQAYDLLAERYAEQVLTKPHNAYYERPAMLSLLPDVRGKRVLDAGCGPGVYSELLLDRGAEVIAIDANPKMVQLAHQRLQNRAQVLQADLGQPLTFLPTASFDLVISPLVLDYVRDWEQVFTEFYLLLRHSGVFIFSIEHPQTKFSQHRESANYFAIEQVVTPWHGFGITVNMPSYRRPLSEVFNPLIYAGFRIDYVLEPLPTPEFAENDLKHYAELIREPGFLCIRAVKG from the coding sequence ATGAATCAGACACCTCCAGACCCGATTGCTCAACAAGCGTATGATCTGTTAGCCGAACGGTACGCCGAACAAGTGCTCACCAAACCACACAACGCTTACTACGAACGTCCGGCAATGCTCTCACTACTACCTGATGTGCGCGGCAAGCGCGTTCTCGATGCCGGTTGTGGGCCGGGGGTCTACAGCGAACTACTGCTCGACCGTGGTGCAGAGGTGATAGCAATCGATGCCAATCCCAAGATGGTACAACTGGCACACCAACGGCTCCAAAACCGTGCGCAAGTTCTACAAGCCGACCTTGGCCAACCACTCACATTCCTACCCACCGCATCGTTCGATCTCGTAATCAGTCCGTTGGTACTCGATTATGTGCGGGATTGGGAGCAGGTATTCACCGAGTTCTATCTTCTGCTACGGCACAGCGGTGTTTTCATCTTCTCGATTGAACATCCGCAGACCAAATTCAGCCAGCACCGCGAATCGGCCAACTATTTTGCTATTGAGCAGGTTGTGACACCGTGGCACGGTTTCGGTATCACCGTGAATATGCCTTCATACCGCCGACCACTAAGCGAAGTGTTTAACCCGCTGATCTATGCCGGCTTTCGGATCGATTATGTGCTTGAACCATTGCCCACTCCCGAATTTGCCGAGAACGATCTCAAACACTACGCTGAATTGATTCGCGAACCGGGATTTCTATGCATTCGGGCGGTGAAAGGATGA
- a CDS encoding Crp/Fnr family transcriptional regulator: protein MLQPHELQLAGDILPFLRDPTAAIARDFTVQATLLRLPAGATIFAEGDECNVFAVLAGGQVRVFKIGETGREITLYRFGRGESCILTTSCVLSQRNFPAIAVVEHDAAAFVVDQATFREWIDHYREWRDYVFQLLSHRLATVMAIVDEIAFRRVDVRLAEFLLRHAQGDPPTVSATHQQIAAELGTSREVVSRILADFNDDGLISSSRGQIVVRHVTGLRQRCDPQFRV, encoded by the coding sequence ATGCTCCAACCGCACGAACTACAGCTTGCCGGCGACATCTTACCCTTTTTACGTGATCCGACGGCGGCAATTGCGCGCGATTTCACCGTGCAGGCGACCCTCTTGCGGCTGCCGGCCGGCGCCACTATCTTTGCCGAAGGCGATGAATGTAACGTCTTTGCCGTGTTGGCCGGTGGGCAGGTACGGGTGTTCAAAATCGGTGAAACCGGACGCGAGATCACTCTCTACCGTTTTGGGCGCGGCGAGAGTTGCATTCTCACAACCAGTTGCGTGTTGAGTCAGCGTAACTTCCCGGCGATTGCAGTGGTAGAGCACGACGCAGCAGCGTTTGTGGTCGATCAGGCGACGTTTCGTGAATGGATCGACCATTACCGGGAGTGGCGTGATTACGTGTTCCAGTTGCTCTCGCACCGATTGGCGACGGTGATGGCTATTGTTGATGAGATTGCCTTCCGTCGCGTTGATGTACGGTTAGCTGAGTTCTTGTTACGGCATGCCCAAGGCGATCCGCCGACGGTTAGTGCGACGCACCAGCAGATTGCCGCCGAGCTAGGCACTTCGCGTGAAGTAGTGAGCCGGATTTTGGCCGATTTTAACGACGATGGCTTGATCAGTAGTAGTCGTGGTCAGATTGTGGTGCGGCATGTGACAGGGCTGCGCCAACGCTGCGACCCGCAGTTCCGAGTGTGA
- a CDS encoding phytoene desaturase family protein, with protein MPSSTDYDVIVVGGGHNGLTCAGYLAKAGKRVLVLERRPIVGGAVCTEEVIPGYKIDVGSSAHIMIHLTPIVRDLELERYGLEYIDMDPYAFYPLPDGSGAIYFYRDVERTCQSIATVSPRDAEAYRRFLDFWTPLNEAVFDVFLNPPSVTRLFGKVASSIPCLPRSEQKVLEVTRRLFTSYAQLIEETFESEAMRAAMTWLAAQSGPPPDEIGAGDFFGWHAMLHYSGAKHPRGGSGMLTQAMARSLKAMGGEVVLDAPVRRIIVNNGKVQGVETADGQRYSAPIVVSNAHVLTTFLQLVGPEHLSAELVRRLHHIRIGNGFGMTVRCAAEELPDYSAARSYGRPHESHHGLQLLSPSMNYVRRAYEDYLRGEPSRDPAVIAMTFSAIDPDVAPPGKHTVFLWAQYFPYQLSGNRHWDDIRESVADSILEVLYRYAPNMRGKIIDRFIQTPLDLERRIGLLRGNVMHVEMSFDQMFFFRPLPELAGYRTPIKGLYLTGASTHPGGGVFGASGYNTARVVLADTRTRRWGPIALGAGALAAGAVLAGRKLLRLG; from the coding sequence ATGCCATCATCAACCGATTATGACGTGATTGTGGTCGGCGGTGGGCACAACGGGCTGACTTGCGCCGGCTACCTTGCGAAGGCCGGTAAGCGCGTCCTGGTGCTCGAACGTCGGCCTATCGTTGGGGGAGCCGTCTGCACTGAAGAAGTGATCCCCGGCTACAAGATCGATGTCGGTTCATCAGCCCATATCATGATTCATCTCACCCCCATTGTGCGCGACCTCGAACTTGAACGGTATGGGCTTGAATACATCGACATGGATCCCTACGCCTTCTACCCCCTCCCTGACGGGAGTGGCGCGATCTACTTCTACCGCGATGTCGAACGTACATGTCAGAGTATTGCCACCGTCAGTCCACGCGATGCGGAGGCGTACCGCCGCTTTCTCGACTTCTGGACACCACTGAATGAAGCCGTATTTGACGTGTTCTTAAACCCACCGTCGGTCACGCGCTTGTTTGGCAAGGTTGCTTCCAGTATTCCGTGTCTGCCGAGATCCGAGCAGAAAGTGCTCGAAGTCACCCGCCGTCTCTTCACCAGTTATGCGCAACTGATCGAGGAGACGTTTGAGAGTGAGGCGATGCGGGCTGCGATGACGTGGCTGGCGGCGCAGAGCGGTCCACCACCGGACGAAATCGGTGCCGGCGATTTCTTCGGTTGGCACGCGATGTTGCACTACAGTGGTGCGAAACATCCAAGGGGTGGATCGGGAATGCTGACGCAAGCGATGGCCCGCTCACTCAAGGCCATGGGTGGCGAGGTTGTCCTTGATGCGCCGGTACGCCGGATTATCGTCAATAACGGCAAGGTGCAGGGGGTGGAGACGGCTGATGGCCAACGCTATTCAGCGCCGATTGTCGTTTCAAATGCCCACGTGTTGACGACATTCCTGCAATTGGTCGGTCCCGAACACCTTAGTGCCGAACTGGTTCGGCGGCTGCATCACATTCGGATCGGTAACGGTTTTGGGATGACGGTGCGCTGTGCTGCCGAAGAGTTGCCCGATTATAGTGCAGCCCGTAGCTATGGTCGTCCACACGAGAGCCATCACGGCCTTCAGTTGCTCAGTCCGAGTATGAACTATGTGCGGCGGGCTTACGAAGACTACCTCCGCGGTGAACCGAGTCGCGATCCGGCGGTGATTGCGATGACCTTCTCGGCCATTGATCCCGACGTTGCACCGCCTGGTAAGCATACGGTCTTTTTATGGGCGCAATATTTTCCCTATCAACTGAGCGGTAATCGCCATTGGGATGATATTCGTGAGTCGGTCGCCGATTCGATCCTCGAGGTACTCTATCGGTATGCCCCCAATATGCGCGGCAAGATTATCGACCGTTTTATCCAGACGCCACTCGATCTGGAGCGGCGCATTGGGCTGTTGCGTGGTAACGTGATGCACGTCGAGATGAGTTTTGATCAGATGTTCTTCTTCCGACCTTTGCCAGAGTTGGCCGGCTACCGCACGCCGATCAAAGGCCTGTACCTGACCGGCGCAAGCACCCATCCGGGTGGTGGCGTGTTTGGTGCGAGTGGCTACAATACGGCACGGGTGGTATTGGCCGATACTCGTACACGTCGTTGGGGGCCTATCGCGTTGGGGGCAGGGGCATTGGCTGCCGGAGCCGTGTTGGCCGGGCGAAAGCTCTTGCGGCTCGGCTAG